The following are encoded together in the Oncorhynchus nerka isolate Pitt River linkage group LG23, Oner_Uvic_2.0, whole genome shotgun sequence genome:
- the LOC115106201 gene encoding phenylethanolamine N-methyltransferase: MDREAKNEKEENDREREKGVAAMVACYQGFDPAAYLQYNYMPPRADFDRQDSIVPWKLGCLHRAFTEGDVGGDVLVDVGSGPTLYQVLSGCEVFDTVFLTDFLEVNRQELRRWLQGEGYSSLDWTPYLQHVCKLEGRRPSAWTEKAARLRSVVSDILPIDVHLPRPLHPDSQLPTAGADCLVSCFCLESVSPDLASFTRALGHIRGLLRPGGHLLLIGALGESYYMGGPGVRIPVVPLDEAQVCASVRASGYTLVRLEVYTLPQGMMVGVDDVTGVFFVKARKP, encoded by the exons ATGGACAGGGAGGCAAAAAATGAAAAAgaagagaacgatagagagagagagaagggggtggcgGCGATGGTAGCTTGTTACCAAGGCTTTGATCCAGCAGCctatctacagtataactacatgCCACCGCGGGCGGACTTTGACCGGCAAGACAGCATCGTACCCTGGAAACTAGGATGTCTGCACAGAGCTTTTACCGAgg GTGACGTGGGAGGTGACGTGTTGGTGGACGTGGGTTCAGGGCCCACTCTATACCAGGTGTTGAGCGGCTGTGAGGTGTTCGACACTGTGTTTCTCACAGACTTCCTGGAGGTGAACAGGCAGGAGCTGAGGCGTTGGCTGCAGGGTGAGGGCTACAGCAGCCTGGACTGGACCCCCTACCTGCAGCATGTCTGCAAGCTGGAGGGCCGACG CCCTTCAGCGTGGACCGAGAAAGCCGCGCGCCTGCGTTCTGTTGTCTCCGACATTCTCCCCATCGACGTGCATCTCCCCCGCCCCCTGCACCCTGACTCCCAGCTCCCCACTGCCGGCGCCGACTGCCTGGTGTCCTGCTTCTGCCTGGAAAGCGTCAGTCCTGACCTGGCCTCCTTCACCCGGGCCCTGGGCCACATCAGGGGCCTTCTCCGGCCCGGGGGCCACCTGCTCCTCATCGGGGCCCTGGGTGAGAGCTACTACATGGGGGGGCCCGGTGTGCGCATCCCTGTGGTGCCCCTGGATGAGGCCCAGGTGTGTGCCAGCGTGAGGGCCAGTGGGTACACGTTGGTGAGGCTGGAGGTGTACACGCTGCCCCAGGGCATGATGGTGGGGGTGGACGACGTGACGGGCGTGTTCTTTGTGAAGGCCAGGAAGCCATAG